A genome region from Columba livia isolate bColLiv1 breed racing homer chromosome 2, bColLiv1.pat.W.v2, whole genome shotgun sequence includes the following:
- the GATAD1 gene encoding GATA zinc finger domain-containing protein 1, whose protein sequence is MPLGLKPTCSVCRSTSSSMWKKGGQGEILCNNCTARSAPPGPAAFATTSAAAQHSNGGGGGGGKQSKQEIHRRSARLRNTKYKSAPAAEKKVSTKGKGRRHIFKLKNPIKAPESVSTIITAESIFYKGVYYQIGDVVSVVDEQDGKTYYAQIRGFIQDQYCEKSAALTWLIPTQASPKDCFDPASYIIGPEEDLPRKMEYLEFVCHAPSEYFKSRSSPFPTVPTRPEKGYIWTHVGPTPAISIKETVTNNL, encoded by the exons ATGCCGCTGGGGCTGAAGCCCACCTGCAGCGTGTGCCGCAGCACGTCCTCCTCCATGTGGAAGAAGGGCGGGCAGGGCGAGATCCTGTGTAACAACTGCACGGCCCGCTCCGCGCCGCCCGGGCCCGCCGCCTTCGCCACCACCTCGGCCGCCGCCCAGCACAGCaacggcgggggcggcggcggcgggaagCAG AGTAAGCAGGAGATCCACCGGCGCTCTGCGCGGCTGCGGAACACCAAGTACAAGTCAGCGCCCGCCGCGGAGAAGAAGGTTTCCACGAAGGGCAAGGGGCGGAGGCACATCTTCAAGCTGAAGAAC CCCATCAAGGCTCCTGAGTCTGTATCCACTATAATTACAGCAGAATCCATCTTTTATAAG GGTGTATACTATCAAATTGGAGATGTTGTTTCAGTGGTTGATGAGCAGGATGGAAAAACATACTACGCACAGATCCGTGGGTTTATTCAGGACCAGTACTGTGAAAAGAGCGCTGCGCTAACCTGGCTCATTCCTACACAAGCCAGCCCCAAGGATTGTTTTGACCCAGCATCCTACATCATAG GACCAGAAGAAGATCTCCCAAGGAAAATGGAGTATTTAGAGTTTGTTTGTCATGCACCTTCAGAATATTTCAAATCTCGATCATCTCCCTTCCCTACAGTTCCTACAAGACCAGAGAAGGGCTATATATGGACTCATGTGGGACCAACTCCTGCAATCTCCATTAAAGAAACTGTTACCAATAATTTATAG